A window from Triticum aestivum cultivar Chinese Spring chromosome 6D, IWGSC CS RefSeq v2.1, whole genome shotgun sequence encodes these proteins:
- the LOC123145172 gene encoding probable WRKY transcription factor 35, with protein MCDYFLKRADGDQQAGDLTDIVRAGGAMPAGSTDPPSTATEWLQLPADPILFPLPQTSSSDGAGPSSADALGDPFSGLPDAFSTDYPSSSGSAAADFFDAVQDAMGVGMAKQVGFVDTTGCGGGGTTVGAGGGFLDMRNHHMFPGEMPMRVLSPYALMGGGAAKLGVPMAGHGQAAGPCAFDAVAGLQMSSSPRGGGIKRRKNQARKVVCIPAPAAAVAGKTTGEVVPSDLWAWRKYGQKPIKGSPYPRGYYRCSSSKGCPARKQVERSRTDPNMLVITYTSEHNHPWPTQRNVLAGSTRSHYAKNSSNTDAASSKNSKNSSRNQHKPVVKAESKDQSAATPAATSTTTTATTSTGNNTPPMAVKEEAEMERRIGGDTTATVGYYSDHLLQQMFSQSYRPMMPEEAGGYHHQDDFFADLTELDSDPVSLIFSTEYMEARPGKEKAAAKDDVDSLFMMDWAPASAAVTTSAGSALEQGDMGL; from the exons ATGTGCGACTACTTCTTGAAGAGGGCTGATGGCGACCAGCAGGCCGGAGACCTCACCGACATCGTCCGAGCCGGCGGAGCCATGCCGGCTGGCTCTACGGATCCCCCGTCGACGGCCACCGAGTGGCTGCAGCTGCCGGCTGACCCGATCCTCTTCCCGCTGCCCCAGACGTCGTCCTCGGACGGTGCTGGGCCGAGCAGCGCAGACGCTCTCGGTGACCCGTTCTCCGGCCTCCCGGATGCCTTCAGCACCGACTACCCCTCCTCCTCCGGCAGCGCCGCCGccgacttcttcgacgccgtccaGGACGCGATGGGTGTCGGCATGGCCAAGCAGGTCGGCTTCGTCGACACgaccggctgcggcggcggtggaacAACTGTTGGTGCTGGTGGCGGGTTCCTGGACATGAGGAATCACCATATGTTTCCAGGGGAGATGCCGATGCGCGTGCTGTCGCCGTACGCGCTGATGGGCGGTGGCGCGGCGAAGCTCGGCGTGCCGATGGCCGGGCACGGGCAGGCGGCTGGCCCGTGCGCGTTCGACGCCGTCGCAGGGCTGCAGATGTCGTCCTCACCGCGTGGCGGGGGGATCAAGCGCAG GAAGAACCAGGCAAGGAAGGTGGTGTGCATCCCAGCACCTGCAGCAGCAGTGGCCGGGAAGACCACTGGGGAGGTTGTTCCTTCTGATCTCTGGGCTTGGAGGAAGTATGGCCAGAAGCCTATCAAAGGCTCCCCCTACCCAAG AGGGTACTACAGATGCAGTagctccaaggggtgccctgcacGGAAGCAAGTGGAGCGCAGCCGGACGGACCCCAACATGCTGGTCATCACCTACACCTCGGAGCACAACCACCCATGGCCGACGCAGCGCAATGTGCTCGCCGGCTCCACTCGGTCCCACTACGCGAAGAACAGCAGCAACACAGATGCAGCTTCGTCCAAGAACAGCAAGAACTCCTCGCGCAACCAGCACAAGCCAGTCGTCAAGGCAGAATCAAAGGATCaatccgccgccaccccggccgcCACGAGCACGACCACCACGGCGACCACAAGTACCGGCAACAACACACCTCCGATGGCTGTGAAAGAGGAGGCAGAAATGGAGAGAAGGATAGGCGGTGATACTACAGCAACGGTGGGTTATTACAGTGACCATCTCCTGCAGCAGATGTTCAGCCAGAGCTACAGGCCGATGATGCCCGAGGAGGCCGGCGGCTATCACCACCAGGACGACTTCTTCGCCGACCTCACTGAGCTGGACTCCGACCCTGTCAGCCTCATCTTCTCCACGGAGTACATGGAGGCCAGACCTGGCAAGGAGAAGGCAGCAGCCAAGGACGACGTGGATTCATTATTCATGATGGACTGGGCGCCCGCTAGTGCTGCTGTTACTACTTCTGCAGGGAGCGCGCTTGAGCAAGGGGACATGGGTTTATGA